The Oncorhynchus nerka isolate Pitt River linkage group LG12, Oner_Uvic_2.0, whole genome shotgun sequence genome includes a region encoding these proteins:
- the plekhd1 gene encoding pleckstrin homology domain-containing family D member 1, with product MFSSSSKPSLFSYWTSMDQTDSEVLDISTKVQLHGVLWKRPFGRSSAKWSRRFFIIKDSFLLYYAENEKRSFETNKHFNIHPKGVIPLGGCVVDPKEDQGMPFAMVINHDDFTGNIVLAAENEAEQNQWLEMLQESGRVTWKNAQLGEAMIESLEAQGLQLAKEKQEYLDKLMEETEELSLQREQKEHLERLNLVLEEEKQKFEELVTELRAEQDQIKLDLDGTAQSLKGVESEKEELNSLTTLLQKSIEELSHEKQRTLELLREKELEQGAEHPEKDEEQEVQPGDTGLRSELRHIEEQMRELQREKEQAEERQTENEQRATVLQQEREFYSCQSRTLQQSLTQLTVDKKQTEVELKVEIESRMELERRLKQAEEALRNLEKGLSSLERSKEKDDKMKGDVNNLRKFFEECICAAEIEAKLPSIMKNAVYLHKATARRIKSCRIQRRASKHHWLKHSQSFVVARGDGASMEDLRETARRLTSDSCFRKSVYKIITRHDQEASAKKDD from the exons ATTCTTCATCATCAAAGACAGTTTCCTGCTCTACTATGCAGAGAATGAGAAGAGAAGCTTTGAGACCAACAAACACTTCAACATCCACCCCAAG GGTGTGATCCCCTTAGGAGGCTGTGTTGTGGATCCGAAGGAAGACCAGGGCATGCCATTCGCCATGGTTATAAATCATGACGACTTCACT GGTAACATTGTCCTGGCTGCAGAGAATGAGGCAGAACAAAACCAGTGGCTGGAGATGCTGCAGGAGTCTGGCAGAGT CACCTGGAAGAACGCCCAACTGGGAGAAGCCATGATAGAGAGCCTGGAAGCCCAGGGACTGCAGCTGGCCAAAGAGAAGCAAGAGTACCTGG ATAAGCTGATGGAGGAGACAGAAGAACTGAGCCTGCAGCGAGAACAGAAGGAGCATCTGGAACGTCTGAACCTGGTTctggaggaggagaagcagaAGTTTGAGGAGCTGGTGACGGAGCTTAGAGCAGAGCAGGATCAGATCAAACT GGACTTGGACGGCACAGCACAGTCTCTGAAAGGTGTGGAGTCTGAAAAAGAGGAGCTGAACAGTTTAACAACACTTCTTCAGAAATCTATtgag GAGCTGTCCCATGAGAAGCAGCGAACCCTGGAGTTGTTGAGGGAGAAGGAGCTTGAGCAGGGGGCTGAGCATCCAGAGAAGGACGAGGAGCAGGAGGTGCAGCCTGGTGACACGGGACTGCGATCGGAGCTGAGACACATTGAAGAGCAGATGagggaactgcagagagagaaggagcaggctgaggagag GCAAACGGAGAATGAGCAGCGTGCCACAGTTCTGCAACAGGAAAGAGAGTTCTACTCCTGTCAGTCCAGGACTTTACAGCAGTCCCTCACACAGCTCACTGTGGACAAGAAGCAAACTGAGGTGGAACTCAAG GTGGAGATTGAGTCTCGTATGGAGCTGGAGCGGAGGCTGAAGCAGGCTGAGGAGGCTCTACGGAACCTGGAGAAAGGTCTGAGCTCTCTGGAACGCTCCAAAGAGAAGGATGACAAGATGAAGGGAGACGTCAACAACCTCAGGA AGTTCTTTGAGGAGTGTATCTGTGCTGCAGAGATCGAGGCCAAGCTCCCTTCTATAATGAAGAATGCTGTGTATCTCCACAAGGCTACAGCACGACGCATTAAGAGCTGTCGGATCCAGAGACGCGCCTCCAAACACCACTGGT TGAAACACTCCCAGTCATTCGTGGTTGCCCGTGGCGATGGCGCCAGCATGGAGGACCTGAGGGAGACTGCCCGGCGACTGACCTCCGACAGCTGCTTCAGGAAGAGCGTCTACAAGATCATCACACGCCACGACCAGGAGGCCTCCGCCAAGAAAgatgactga